In the Primulina tabacum isolate GXHZ01 chromosome 7, ASM2559414v2, whole genome shotgun sequence genome, tttaaaTCAATTCTTAAATACTATGTTCCTATCGTTAACTCACATGACATGGACAACTATTACTCTTATCgctcaaaataaaattttaaatatccgCGTGTGGCGCCGATTGACCATTAAACCCGACAGATCCGAATTTTATCAGACGCCCACAGGTGTGGCGCCGAAGAACCCCACAGATCCTCGTGCCACGTGTGTTCAATGGGACCCACTTCTAACTGCATGTGGTTCTCTCTCCCTCCCTTATTCTTTATTGCAGAGATAACACAATGCTTATAATCTCCTTTTCCAGGAGAATATAAACGAGCCCAAAGATCGAATCTTTATTGCATGTCAATTATATCTTCTTCTGGAAAGAAAATTCGTCATCCTTTTTTTACGTTTCCTGAAAGGGTTGAAACTGAAGCATGGCAGGGAATGAATGGATTAATGGGTACCTGGAGGCGATATTGGATAGTGGGGCGTCCGCCATTGAAGAGAATAAGCCTCCAGCTCCGGTGAACTTGAGGGAAAGGAGTGATTTCAATCCGACAAAGTATTTTGTGGAGGAGGTGGTGACTGGGGTTGATGAATCTGATCTCCATCGGACATGGATCAAAGTGGTTGCGACGAGGAATACGAGAGAGAGGAGTTCTAGGCTTGAGAATATGTGCTGGAGGATTTGGCATCTTGCACGCAAAAAGAAACAGGTATCATTTTGAGTGAATCTATTGTTTTTGGTTGGCCGCCAATTTTGTATCCAGTATTAGTGTTTTGGTTCTATCTGTGAAAACTTTTGCTTTTGCGGTAATCTCGAATAGCAAGCCCAGTCCTCTAGGTTCTGTTTTTGGGTACAGTGGATTGTGTTTTGATTGCAAATTTGTGGAATACGGTAGATGATTTCATTGTCTTTCTGCAGTTGGAAATGGAGGATTTGCAACGGGTGGCGAACCGGAGGTGGGAACTAGAGCAAGGTCGCAAGGATGTGACAGAGGACATGTCTGAGGATTTGTCTGAAGGAGAGAAAGGTGATGGCTTGGGGGAACCAATTACATTGGGCAGCCCTCGGAAAAAGTTCCAGAGAAACTTCTCCAACATAGAAGATTGGTCGGACAGTAACAAAGAAAAGAAGCTTTATATTGTTCTCATTAGGTACCGATTGAAATATATATGGCTTATCCATAAACTTTATTGTTTCTACTGAATCCATGACTTGTTTAGCATATATGTAAAGCCAATTACTCGTAACCAGAATTATATTGGTAATCTTCATGTTTAGAATCTATCTCAATCATCATACCTTCTCATATATGGCACGCGTTGAGTTGTTGCTTAATTAATAGCTATAGCGCGTTTAGTTTTTGATTAGCGTGGCTTGTTTTATCAGTTTACATGGTCTAGTCCGTTGTGAAAATATGGAGCTCGGTCGTGATTCTGATACTGGTGGGCAGGTATTATCAGATTTTTACGGCATAAAATTCGTTCTTTCAAgcatttttgaatttattttgttgaaatgTCAGATAAAATATGTCGTCGAGCTTGCTCGGGCGCTCGCCAAGACGCCAGGTGTTTATAGGGTGGATCTTTTCACCAGGCAAATATGCTCATCAGAAGTTGATTGGAGTTACGGCGAGCCGACGGAGATGCTTACAACTGGTGCCGAGGATGCTGATAGCATCGATTTAGGAGAAAGCAGTGGTGCTTATATTGTAAGAATACCCTTTGGTCCCCGTGACAAGTATCTTCGAAAGGAATTACTGTGGCCTCACATTCAAGAATTTGTTGATGGAGCTTTGGCACATATTGTCAATATGTCAAACGCTTTGGGGGAACAAATAGGTGCGGGACAGCCTGTTTGGCCTTACGTAATTCATGGCCATTATGCCGATGCAGGGGATACTGCAGCCCTTCTTTCTGGTGCATTAAATGTTCCGATGGTTTTGACGGGTCACTCGCTGGGTAGAAACAAGCTAGAACAGCTTCTCAAGCAGGGAAGGCAATCTAAAGAGGATATTAATTCGACATACAGGATTATGAGAAGGATAGAGGCCGAAGAGCTTTCATTAGATGCGGCAGAGCTTGTTATCACTAGTACTAAGCAGGAGATTGAAGAACAATGGGGACTGTATGATGGTTTTGATGTGAAGCTGGAGAAAGTTCTGAGGGCCCGTGCAAGACGTGGAGTTAATTGTCATGGTCGTTTCATGCCTAGAATGGCGGTAAGCacactctttcaaaatttataaacaTGGGAAATCGATCGTTGGAAGTGTATACTCCAAAAATAGTCATTATCCATTTCTTGACTCGATTATCAAACCTCCAGCAGTTTTCTATTCAGTAAGTGTTACTTCCATATCAGTTACTTTTCTGAGACAACTGAATTAAATAGTGCTTGATTGAGGTTTCGGTGGCTTTTTATGACATATTATGGCGCTACTCAATCATTAttcatgtatttttaaatttattcgaGTGAACTTAATTGTGATATGTTAATTAATATGGTTTGACCTAGAAAACTTTAATGTTTTTAGACATGGTAGCCATTCTCTACAGGTTATTCCTCCTGGGATGGACTTTAGCAGCGTTGTACTTCAAGAAGACGCTGCTGAAGCTGATGGTGACTTGTCATCATTAACCAATACAGAGGGCTCATCACCTAAAGCAATCCCTTCTATATGGGCAGAAGTAAGCACAAGTAGATACATGTATTTTTTACCTTTGCACCAGAAGTTTAAGTCGTTATGGAGATCAATATTATTTTGCCCATTAAACTTATATccttctaatttttttcttgataTGGTTTTAGGTGATGCGTTTTTTGTCAAATCCTCACAAGCCAATGATCCTTGCATTGTCAAGACCTGATCCAAAAAAGAATATAACCACTCTCTTGAAAGCGTTTGGAGAATGCCGCCCATTGCGAGAGCTCGCTAATCTTGTAAGTTTGCCAAAACagttaattttgaattttgaagcGCATTTAAGGTTTCCTTCCACATTCTTGTCACATTCTCTGTCGCATGTTACGTGCAAAATAAAATACCTGGAAACAATGAAACTTTAAATGCATCAAGCTGATGTAACAGAGGATGTGGGCCTGCATGCAGCATTAAATTCCCATTGAACTTTTACATATCTTAATCAAGCTTGTTCTATTTACAGACTCTTATAATGGGAAATAGAGATGATATAGATGAGATGAGTGGGGGAAATGCTAGTGTTCTCACTATGGTACTGAAGCTTATTGACAAGTATGACCTATATGGGCAAGTGGCTTTCCCGAAACATCACAAGCAAAGTGATGTTCCAGAAATATACCGTCTAGCTGCAAAGACAAAGGTTGACTTTATGCTGTATTTCCTGGAATGTATTCAGAAAATTCAATGCTTTCCCTTAGTAACTTTTTAGTGTCAAAACATGACAGGGAGTTTTCATAAATCCAGCATTTATTGAGCCATTTGGACTTACATTAATAGAGGTTCGTTCGAATAAATAAGTTTTTTATTGTGTTTCACTCTTCTCTATTTAAGCTCTTAAAAATCCAAGTCTGGAAGTGTAGGCTGCTGCGCATGGACTCCCACTGGTGGCAACTAAGAATGGCGGTCCAGTTGATATTCTTCGGGTAAAAAGTAGCCCCTTTCTTGAGCAAGTTAACTTGTCTTAACCAGTCTttaataaactcttttaaatgTAATGATTTATAAGTATCCTATACTCGCTGAAACTAAAGGACACTGATcgtgtatttttttaatttataatccaAAATGACCAATTATCTCAGGTAATTTCGAATCAGGATTAAAACTTAATAGTTTTGATAAGCTAACAATGTATATTTTTTTGTGAAATATAGGCCCTTAACAATGGTCTGCTCGTGGATCCTCATGATCAGCAATCAATTGCTGATGCACTGCTCAAGCTAGTTTCAGAGAAGAACTTGTGGCATGAATGTAGAAAGAATGGCTGGAAGAACATACATCTCTTTTCATGGCCCGAGCATTGTCGAACATACCTGACCAGGATAGCAGCATGTCGTATGAGGCATCCACAATGGCAAACCGACTGTCCTGCAGATGAACTGGCAGCAGAGGAATCACTGAATGATTCACTAAAAGACGTTCAAGATATGTCATTAAGGCTCTCGATTGACGGTGAAAAAACATCATTAAATGAATCACTAGATATAACTGCTGCTGGCAGTGACCCCGAGCTGCAAGACCAAGTCAAACGAGTCTTAAGGAAAATGAGAAGGCCAGAATCTGTAGCACAAGATTTTGATTTCGACAAGAAAGTGACAGATTTGCCAAGCAAGTATCCAATGTTGAGGCGCCGCCGTAAATTAGTTGTCATAGCACTTGATTGCTATGACAGCAAAGGATTCCCGGATAAGAAAATGATCCATATAATGCAAGAGATCTTTAAGGCAAACAAGTTGGATCCACATAATGCAAAAATGACGGGATTTGCTTTGTCAACAGCTATGCCGATATTTGAACTCGTTGAATTCTTTAAGTCCGGTagtattaaaataaatgattttgaCGCCTTAATCTGTGGTAGCGGCAGTGAAGTGTACTATCCAGGTACTTATACTGAAGAGAACGGAAAGCTTTATCCTGATCCAGATTATGCGTCACATATTGACTATCGTTGGGGTGCAGATGGTTTAAAGAAAACCATTTGGAAACTAATGAATTCATCTGAAGATGCGAAATCAGGTCATTCTTCCATTGCTATAGAACACAATGCCAAGTCAAGCAATTCCCACTGCCTTTCATACTTGATAAAGGATCCTAGCCTGGTATGCACGAGTTATAAGTTGTATAAAATCTAATTTGGTTAAGATTGCCTATTTAAGTCTCATCATTGTATTCAATTTTGTAGGTGAAAAAAGTGGACGACATGAGGCAGAAACTAAGAATGAGAGGTCTCAGATGCCACTTAATGTATTGCAGAAACTCCACGAGAATGCAAGTTGTTCCCACTTCTTGCATCTCGCTCTCAGGCTCTACGGTAAGACATTTTCTAGATGAGAGTTGAATTACACGTTCATGGTAGTTATCACATATGTACTTTGCATGGTGCGCAACAATAGCCATATTACAGCCTACTTTAGTGACGGAATCATGGCCAATCTCCTAATGCCCCAATGAACTCAGAACATGAACCATTATAAAAATGAATGTAAAAAgggttaataaaaaaaattatcaaacaaATCCGTGAAATGGTTGAGTACTCTAGAAAATAGAAGATATTTAATCAAATCTTTCCATTAATTAAAACCTAGTAATACGACTTCCACCTGCATAAGCATGTTATAATATGCATAAGCAAATCATCTTTAAAAATCACGTATTCATTCTTCAAACTTGAGATTCGCAGTGATAAAGACATTTAGGATTTCAAATTCAAACACATAATTGACAGCATGTGATCAATATCTAAAAGAATCCTACATAATGCTTCTATTTTACTTTAACATGACCCTTGGCAAAGTGTGAAAAAAAGTCATAGGTTCCTGTTGCTGAATTGATTTATTATTAGTTACTAGCTTGAACCCATCATGAAGGACCGGTCATCAACTAATGATTTTAACTGGGCCTTCGTCGACTGTTTTTATCGATTTAGGCATTCTCAACTTTCAAAGAGTAAAGTCTATTTTCGActttgaaaaaattgatcacATTTTATCTTTACTTGCATTTGAAATCCTAAATGTTGATATAAATACCTTATtagtgttggatctcggttttctcgtgcccaaacacAGCggatgttttaaaatttttagatcttgacattcaagatgtatTTGGACACGCGTATGGTTTTATCaccaaacattcatagggtgttagaattatacctttagtgaattaaatcacttggctccaactaatccggtataggcggatatagctcttgatgaattccctacgaactttcttcgagaACTCTTTCCTTCAATCTTTCTATAAagtccacgactggaatatttgttTCTCTCCAATATAGCATtagaatatttgaaagaagtttTGCATAGAGATTAATTAAAATGAGAGGCGGCTCAAACCCTAAACTCACTTTAGGGTGGCCGAATTTTGGAGAAAAGGGTGaaggtgattttcgaaaatcacaatgCGTGGTGGCTAGGGTTGTGGCTTGCTTACTtctatttataattaagccatgatcttatatttataattaacattaatggacttgattaattaattgggctagtccaactagtttaattaattaatcaaagtccattaagaactttaattatttagtatgttggacttgtactcctacaagctcattaaacacacttcccactatatttaatttattatttaataaactcaaattttgagcttaataaattaaatcctttataaattcaacatttgaatttaatatttaaattataaattaaactccttgaatttatcacctccaaattttaaaatttaataaactcaactttttcagtttaataaattaaattctcaaattttataaattcaactccttgaatttacttttctcaaaatttaattataaaaaattcaactccttgaatttactatatcataatataaattcaacttcttgaatttattctctcaacgggaacaaatgattcAGTGCTtgtatgaccctcaatggttcagggatacagctagccgtgggttcacaactccttgtgattcaggacataacccattattcgggcttacccttatttgtccattctatgtatcaacaattgataatGAGAAtgtcataaatcatatttctgactaaacccatcgaatcatggtaagagcgtctagtagcatcaccccatgattccctagttatcactgatagtgcctgcaagaaccaaccGATTATGATTAaagtacagtatggtcccttcaactcatatatcccaaaggaatctgcaaccattgttcatcgagagttgcataataattcgataactatgtgacacatataaatagtggcatcgcatgcaCTATTaaagaactccttctccaacgtacatatcatactctggccagagattccacacactattatttcatcaaatcacataggatatctacacccgtaggtgagcagtgaattcccgactacaatgcactggcacctacatgtgtcgcaaatGTACCCAATCtagccacctgatgactctcctatAGCCGGtgaacgagtcaaagcacaatcctagcatatagagcctcagtgttgtcccgggtcgtaaggactaatggtgtacaatcataaccacagacttatcctctcgatgaatgataaccacttggaaagtccgagagagggttgttcggtataatcatagTCTAACTACCCATCTGCATATTTGGACTTctttatgcccttaccaagaaacgcggtacacaacatcacagatgctagtcttgAGCTCAAGcaacctttatccatgttttaggcggctgaatcgactaggaatgaATTTAGATTATTCAGTgcttacaaatgagtttcaacatcgaattacgattcatttgtattaaagtataatcaagttctttatctatgttgttcacatgagtatacagataaagaaataataaaccataaaataatgaattatattaaaataaagattgtttattacaactgagtcaataaaatccctagccaacagttggcttacagggcatctactctaataatctcccacttgccctagagccaactacccataaactttaattttattgcttcgcgatgcttctcaaacaatggtcctggcaaggactttgtaagtggatcagcaacattatctgcagaggggactctttcgactgatatatttcctcttcccacaatctcccagatgatgtggaatttcctcaatacatgtttggatcgttgatgagaccttggttcctttgcttgcgcaacgacaccagtgttgtcacagtacaccgggactggatcaactccattaggaataacgccaaactcttggacaaaattcctcattcAAACTACCTTtttggctgcagcagatgcaggAATGtactcagcttcagtggtggaattcGCAACAGTGTCTTggttggaacttttccaagagacagccgcaccattaagcatgaatacaaaaccagaggttgatttcgaatcatctaaatcacattggaagctagaatcagtgtagccttccaatttcaattctccacccccatagaccatgaacaagttcttagtccttctcaagtacttaagaatatctttaatggccttccaatgcattggaccagggttcgcctgatatcttcttgtaacactcagagcgtaagcaacatcgggacgtgtcgatatcatacaatacatgatactaccaatggctgacgcatatggaaaacgtgtcatcatctctatctcttcatcagttttgggacacatagctttagataaAGTAacactgtaacgtaccgtactttttaactactttaaaagttgcggaaaaataaaaattttcttacataaaaaataaactctaagtttcgatttaaaataaactgttcattcaaaaataatgGAAATAAAAAGATCgtaaataaagtttgctaaaacacttgtttaaacatcgtaacccAAAACAAGAAATCAGagtaataaaatttgtcatgcatgaaatcttaaaaacattgggcggtcctcgggtttagcctccctctcagtccaagccagctcattagtccgcacccctcgtctcctcaaagtcatcctcacctgtatcgatcaagtctagtgagtctaaatactcagcatgtataaactgggaataacaaCTACTACgtagtaaaaccacatgcaatctttaaaatagagagtacatacttgaaacttggatatgcgtataaaagcttgaacttgtatacatacatagacgtgccataacgtgagacatttctgaaacatgcttgcaacatacatacttgaacatatatgaacttcatcattttgcgtagagatatgtttcaaagcaagtgacccatacataaaacgcctgatcagactaaaccacagtactgggctgacagggaggatccactaccacatacatgagatcccgttcatgctttaacgggtggattggtccctggtcatgctttaccgctttccaatcttgatctaaacccgttcatgctttaccggggtggattggtccctggtcatgatttaccgcttttcaatcctgatctaaacccggtcatgctttaccgaggtggattggtccctggtcatgctttacctctttccaatcctgatctaaacctggtcatgctttaccggggttgattggtccctggtcatgctttaccgcttttcaatcccatacataatttggtcacaagttatttagcatacctcaaaaacttaaaaatattttcttttgcacgtcgaacatacttacttggcgttgaaagattcgttggatctcgcttggggccactgctgcccATACTAACACATTGCAAGCACTTACCTTTCATAACTTAGAGGTAGGTAATCgcgctcaccaccgaagtacatacatagcttatgacattctagatcactcgggacttgacctcgttaaatcatcgtactaacccatgacatcgaccccgaacaatctcaaaaatgatgtgtaaacatttcccaaaaataaaagacatga is a window encoding:
- the LOC142551210 gene encoding LOW QUALITY PROTEIN: putative sucrose-phosphate synthase 2 (The sequence of the model RefSeq protein was modified relative to this genomic sequence to represent the inferred CDS: deleted 1 base in 1 codon), with translation MAGNEWINGYLEAILDSGASAIEENKPPAPVNLRERSDFNPTKYFVEEVVTGVDESDLHRTWIKVVATRNTRERSSRLENMCWRIWHLARKKKQLEMEDLQRVANRRWELEQGRKDVTEDMSEDLSEGEKGDGLGEPITLGSPRKKFQRNFSNIEDWSDSNKEKKLYIVLISLHGLVRCENMELGRDSDTGGQIKYVVELARALAKTPGVYRVDLFTRQICSSEVDWSYGEPTEMLTTGAEDADSIDLGESSGAYIVRIPFGPRDKYLRKELLWPHIQEFVDGALAHIVNMSNALGEQIGAGQPVWPYVIHGHYADAGDTAALLSGALNVPMVLTGHSLGRNKLEQLLKQGRQSKEDINSTYRIMRRIEAEELSLDAAELVITSTKQEIEEQWGLYDGFDVKLEKVLRARARRGVNCHGRFMPRMAVIPPGMDFSSVVLQEDAAEADGDLSSLTNTEGSSPKAIPSIWAEVMRFLSNPHKPMILALSRPDPKKNITTLLKAFGECRPLRELANLTLIMGNRDDIDEMSGGNASVLTMVLKLIDKYDLYGQVAFPKHHKQSDVPEIYRLAAKTKGVFINPAFIEPFGLTLIEAAAHGLPLVATKNGGPVDILRALNNGLLVDPHDQQSIADALLKLVSEKNLWHECRKNGWKNIHLFSWPEHCRTYLTRIAACRMRHPQWQTDCPADELAAEESLNDSLKDVQDMSLRLSIDGEKTSLNESLDITAAGSDPELQDQVKRVLRKMRRPESVAQDFDFDKKVTDLPSKYPMLRRRRKLVVIALDCYDSKGFPDKKMIHIMQEIFKANKLDPHNAKMTGFALSTAMPIFELVEFFKSGSIKINDFDALICGSGSEVYYPGTYTEENGKLYPDPDYASHIDYRWGADGLKKTIWKLMNSSEDAKSGHSSIAIEHNAKSSNSHCLSYLIKDPSLVKKVDDMRQKLRMRGLRCHLMYCRNSTRMQVVPLLASRSQALRYLFVRWRLNVANMFVILGETGDTDYEELIAGTHKTLIMKGVVEKGSEELLRSAGAYLRDDIVPVDSPLITYISGGAKAEEVAKALTQNSKAGGI